The Streptomyces sp. NBC_01268 genome window below encodes:
- a CDS encoding chaplin, whose amino-acid sequence MKCKKAAAVVAGLIMALGAATPAMADAEAEGIAVGSPGVLSGNVVQAPIHIPINVCGNSVNIIGFLNPTAFNTCINA is encoded by the coding sequence ATGAAGTGTAAGAAGGCTGCCGCCGTCGTCGCCGGTCTGATCATGGCCCTGGGTGCCGCCACCCCCGCGATGGCCGACGCCGAGGCCGAGGGCATCGCCGTCGGTTCGCCGGGCGTCCTCTCGGGCAACGTGGTCCAGGCTCCGATCCACATCCCGATCAACGTCTGCGGCAACAGCGTGAACATCATCGGCTTCCTGAACCCGACCGCGTTCAACACCTGCATCAACGCCTGA
- a CDS encoding FAD-dependent oxidoreductase, which yields MYDLVIVGAGPYGLSVAAHAAAHGLKLRVFGRPMESWHAMPSAMFLKSEPWASHLSDPRGSYGLDAYAATQGIRAEHGVPLPVGFFAAYGDWFARQAVPALDERLISRVAPGPGGEGFEVTAEDGEAFRTRTVALAVGVLPFMEVPGPLRGLPRRYVTHSSHHGELDGFAGRDVTVIGAGQAALETAAILTEQGAAVRILARSDRLNWNTLPPALDRGTWQSLRAPHTGLGCGWQNRLYADTPGIFRRLPAATRERIFDSALGPAGAWWLRERFGAVGDVRLGRRVTAATVTGDERLRLDVEGRDGTSVVETDHVVAATGFVPSLDRADVLAPELRAGLRRVGPGGAPEVGALFESSRPGLFLAGLLTAPSYGPSMRFVFGAGYTAGRLVRGVRQRLRAGGGRVGRPRSGAEPVAAAR from the coding sequence ATGTACGACCTGGTGATTGTGGGCGCGGGACCCTACGGTCTCTCCGTGGCCGCCCACGCGGCGGCGCACGGGCTGAAGCTGCGCGTCTTCGGCCGCCCCATGGAGTCCTGGCACGCCATGCCCTCCGCGATGTTCCTCAAGTCCGAGCCGTGGGCCTCCCATCTCTCCGACCCGCGGGGCTCGTACGGGCTCGACGCCTACGCGGCCACCCAGGGCATCCGCGCCGAGCACGGGGTGCCGCTGCCGGTCGGGTTCTTCGCCGCGTACGGCGACTGGTTCGCCCGCCAGGCGGTGCCCGCGCTGGACGAGCGCCTGATCTCCCGCGTCGCGCCCGGCCCCGGCGGCGAGGGCTTCGAGGTGACGGCGGAGGACGGCGAGGCCTTCCGCACCCGCACGGTGGCGCTCGCCGTCGGCGTGCTCCCCTTCATGGAGGTGCCGGGGCCGCTGCGCGGACTGCCCCGCCGGTACGTCACCCACTCCAGCCACCACGGCGAGCTGGACGGTTTCGCGGGCCGGGACGTCACGGTGATCGGCGCCGGGCAGGCCGCCCTGGAGACCGCCGCGATCCTCACCGAACAGGGCGCCGCCGTGCGCATCCTGGCCCGTTCGGACCGGCTGAACTGGAACACGCTGCCGCCGGCGCTCGACCGGGGCACCTGGCAGTCGCTGCGCGCACCGCACACGGGGCTCGGCTGTGGCTGGCAGAACCGGCTGTACGCGGACACCCCGGGGATCTTCCGGCGGCTGCCCGCCGCCACCCGTGAGCGGATCTTCGACTCGGCGCTCGGCCCGGCCGGTGCCTGGTGGCTGCGCGAGCGGTTCGGCGCGGTCGGGGACGTACGGCTGGGCCGGCGGGTCACGGCGGCGACGGTGACCGGTGACGAGCGGCTGCGGCTCGACGTGGAGGGGCGGGACGGGACCTCCGTGGTGGAGACGGACCACGTCGTCGCGGCGACCGGCTTCGTGCCCAGCCTGGACCGGGCGGACGTGCTCGCTCCCGAGCTGCGGGCCGGGCTGCGCCGGGTCGGGCCCGGCGGGGCGCCCGAGGTGGGGGCGCTGTTCGAGTCGTCCCGACCGGGCCTCTTCCTCGCCGGACTGCTCACGGCGCCCTCGTACGGACCGTCGATGCGCTTCGTGTTCGGCGCGGGCTACACGGCCGGCCGGCTCGTGAGGGGCGTGCGGCAGCGGCTGCGGGCCGGCGGGGGCCGGGTGGGGCGGCCGCGTTCGGGCGCGGAGCCGGTGGCCGCCGCCCGCTGA
- a CDS encoding carboxylate--amine ligase has protein sequence MPSFDSRVPAVLVRLDPNPFHHGTLGAARSLGRAGVPVHAVVESLSSPVVRSRYLHGAHLRPAEPSPAELTRLLLRIADRLPGSPAHPAVLVPLDDITALSLAECRPELAERYLLPDQSPEQLTRVADKAQLAETCRALSLPHPRTELPTSTDEAAAMAWSLGLPVIAKWSRPWLLPPGGGLRSTSIVSSLAEVRELYARTPQAGSRLLLQELLPPGRDLDWFFHGYVDSRGGCATGSTGRKERSWPDGAGLTAVGRWSVNPAVDTMARELLAALGYRGVCDLDFRLDRATGAYHLLDFNPRPGAQFRLFADRDGLDVIRAMHLDLTGRTVPAHAPAYGRRFVVENYAALSCLASPRPRYAAEPGASRPLGERFETAWFAVDDLAPAFAMLRAWCSHVLRKGLLRLRRALRSGRPRRPAGVASPPSARSRPGQMTKH, from the coding sequence GTGCCGAGTTTTGACAGCCGCGTCCCCGCGGTCCTTGTGCGGCTCGACCCGAACCCCTTCCACCACGGCACGCTCGGCGCCGCGCGGTCCCTCGGACGGGCGGGCGTCCCGGTCCACGCGGTGGTCGAGTCGCTGTCCAGTCCGGTCGTCCGCTCCCGCTACCTCCACGGCGCCCACCTCCGCCCCGCCGAGCCGTCCCCGGCCGAACTCACCCGACTGCTGCTGCGCATCGCGGACCGGCTGCCCGGCTCCCCGGCGCACCCCGCGGTCCTGGTGCCCCTCGACGACATCACGGCCCTGTCCCTCGCCGAGTGCCGCCCCGAGCTCGCCGAGCGCTATCTGCTGCCCGACCAGTCGCCGGAGCAGCTCACCAGGGTCGCCGACAAGGCCCAGCTCGCCGAGACCTGCCGGGCCCTGTCGCTCCCCCACCCCCGTACCGAACTCCCCACCAGCACCGACGAGGCCGCCGCCATGGCCTGGTCGCTGGGACTCCCGGTGATCGCCAAATGGAGCCGCCCCTGGCTGCTGCCGCCCGGCGGCGGGCTGCGCAGCACGTCGATCGTGAGCTCACTGGCCGAGGTCCGTGAGCTGTACGCGCGCACCCCGCAGGCCGGCAGCAGGCTGCTGCTCCAGGAGCTGCTGCCGCCCGGCCGGGACCTCGACTGGTTCTTCCACGGGTACGTGGACTCCCGCGGCGGCTGCGCGACCGGGTCCACCGGCCGCAAGGAGCGCTCCTGGCCGGACGGCGCCGGGCTCACCGCGGTCGGCCGCTGGAGCGTGAACCCGGCCGTCGACACGATGGCGCGCGAACTGCTCGCCGCGCTCGGCTACCGGGGCGTGTGCGACCTGGACTTCCGGCTCGACCGGGCGACCGGCGCCTACCACCTGCTGGACTTCAACCCGCGGCCCGGCGCCCAGTTCCGGCTCTTCGCCGACCGGGACGGGCTCGACGTGATCCGCGCGATGCACCTCGACCTCACCGGCCGCACGGTCCCGGCGCACGCCCCCGCGTACGGGCGCCGTTTCGTCGTGGAGAACTACGCGGCCCTGTCCTGCCTGGCCTCGCCGCGCCCCCGGTACGCGGCCGAGCCCGGCGCCTCGCGGCCGCTCGGGGAGCGGTTCGAGACGGCCTGGTTCGCCGTCGACGACCTCGCCCCGGCCTTCGCGATGCTGCGCGCCTGGTGCTCCCACGTCCTCCGCAAGGGCCTGCTGAGGCTCCGTCGGGCGCTGCGGAGCGGGCGCCCCCGGCGGCCGGCCGGCGTGGCCTCGCCGCCGTCGGCCCGCAGCCGCCCCGGCCAGATGACCAAGCACTGA
- a CDS encoding GNAT family N-acetyltransferase, protein MSGRSLHAETCRDGAQFGRLGPEWAALYARCATATPFQSHAWLHSWWLSYGRPGALRVVLVRRADGTLVAAAPLMRAPGPLPVLTQLGGTITDFTDVLLDDGCPDAVPALAEALAGAARGTLIDLREVRPGAAAERVFEAWRGPRRRLADSLCLELPAVPMEALLERIPSGKAQRVRAKLRKLDALGIDEHIVPAPEVPAALERLLSLHQLQWQGRGVTAEHTSERFAQHLTRAVRPMVECGDAMVTEFRLAGDVVAADLTLMSRRLAGGYLYGADPALRARKVDVATMLLRHGARETSASGRATLSMLRGTEPYKHHWRPETVPNQRLLLGVRSSAPLLWLRAGAAAGRRWAARQAREREWLGRALGRLPGRTPNGGGG, encoded by the coding sequence GTGAGCGGCAGATCCCTGCACGCGGAGACCTGCCGGGACGGCGCGCAGTTCGGCCGGCTCGGCCCGGAGTGGGCGGCGTTGTACGCCCGGTGCGCGACGGCGACGCCGTTCCAGTCGCACGCGTGGCTGCACTCCTGGTGGCTGTCGTACGGCCGGCCGGGCGCGCTGCGGGTGGTCCTGGTCCGGCGGGCGGACGGCACCCTGGTCGCGGCGGCTCCGCTGATGCGGGCCCCGGGACCGCTGCCGGTCCTCACCCAGCTCGGCGGCACGATCACCGACTTCACCGACGTGCTCCTCGACGACGGCTGCCCGGACGCGGTGCCCGCGCTCGCCGAGGCCCTGGCCGGCGCGGCGCGCGGCACGCTGATCGACCTGCGCGAGGTACGGCCGGGGGCGGCCGCCGAGCGGGTCTTCGAGGCGTGGCGCGGCCCCCGGCGACGGCTCGCGGACTCCCTCTGCCTGGAGCTGCCGGCCGTACCGATGGAGGCCCTGCTCGAACGCATCCCGTCGGGCAAGGCCCAGCGGGTGCGGGCGAAGCTGCGCAAGCTGGACGCGCTCGGCATCGACGAGCACATCGTGCCCGCGCCCGAGGTCCCGGCCGCCCTGGAGCGCCTGCTGTCGCTGCACCAACTCCAGTGGCAGGGGCGTGGGGTGACCGCCGAGCACACGAGCGAGCGGTTCGCCCAGCACCTGACGCGGGCGGTGCGGCCGATGGTCGAGTGCGGCGACGCGATGGTCACCGAGTTCCGGCTCGCCGGGGACGTGGTGGCGGCCGACCTCACCCTCATGTCGCGGCGGCTCGCGGGCGGCTACCTGTACGGCGCCGACCCCGCACTGCGCGCCCGCAAGGTCGACGTGGCGACGATGCTGCTGCGGCACGGGGCCCGCGAGACCAGCGCGAGCGGGCGGGCGACGCTGAGCATGCTGCGCGGCACCGAACCGTACAAGCACCACTGGCGCCCCGAGACGGTCCCCAACCAGCGCCTCCTGCTGGGCGTCCGGAGCTCGGCGCCGCTGCTGTGGCTGCGCGCGGGCGCGGCGGCGGGGCGGCGCTGGGCGGCCCGGCAGGCCCGGGAGCGGGAGTGGCTGGGGCGCGCGCTGGGCCGGCTGCCCGGCCGGACGCCGAACGGCGGCGGAGGATGA
- a CDS encoding lipopolysaccharide biosynthesis protein: MTTTPPRSSLLTPARWMVLPAAALAGAVLGGGYGALKAPQYAATSYVIVVPSEKSDPASALGFAQAYGRVATDIAVTGDAQVWAGVSAETLRSGVQAATSPDAPMISITARSAKPAQAVSMADGVARALVLDSSHVASNTGVKVVQFSRATKPVTPVSPSAPLSALVGACAGGLLGGLVLLVRPKRAARAEARHSRQGASVPGPAVAAQPEAV; the protein is encoded by the coding sequence ATGACCACGACCCCGCCACGTTCCTCCCTCCTCACCCCCGCCCGCTGGATGGTGCTGCCGGCCGCCGCGCTCGCCGGCGCGGTCCTCGGCGGCGGCTACGGCGCCCTGAAGGCACCGCAGTACGCGGCGACCAGCTACGTCATCGTCGTCCCGTCGGAGAAGTCCGACCCGGCCTCGGCGCTCGGCTTCGCCCAGGCGTACGGGCGGGTCGCCACCGACATCGCGGTGACCGGCGACGCCCAGGTGTGGGCGGGCGTCTCCGCGGAGACGCTGCGTTCCGGCGTACAGGCCGCGACCTCGCCGGACGCGCCGATGATCTCGATCACGGCCCGCTCGGCGAAGCCCGCGCAGGCCGTGTCGATGGCCGACGGGGTGGCCCGCGCGCTGGTCCTCGACAGCTCGCACGTCGCCTCGAACACGGGCGTGAAGGTCGTCCAGTTCTCCCGGGCGACGAAGCCGGTCACGCCGGTGTCCCCGTCGGCGCCGCTGTCGGCGCTGGTCGGCGCCTGTGCGGGCGGGCTGCTCGGCGGCCTGGTCCTGCTGGTCCGGCCCAAGCGGGCCGCGCGGGCCGAGGCCCGCCACTCCCGGCAGGGCGCCTCCGTGCCGGGGCCGGCCGTGGCGGCGCAGCCGGAGGCGGTGTGA
- a CDS encoding glycosyltransferase — MKVLHVITGLGIGGAEQQLRLLLRHLPVRGRVVTLTNPGAVAEGIEADGTPVTHLGMTGNRDLGALPRLTRLIRQGGYDLVHTHLYRACVYGRAAARLAGVRSVIATEHSLGEAQIEGRPLSAGTRALYLASERLGTSTVAVSPSVARRLARWGVAPSRIRVVPNGIETGRFAHDPRARAMTRAALGLPADAFVVGGVGRLAPGKRFDRLVRAVASVPRARLLLVGEGERRAELLRVAGECGAADRVLLAGAFADPPTGPAGGRPDLPSLLAAMDVFVSTSPDETFGLAVVEALAAGLPVLYVACPAIDDLPAGAAPGARRIGESVPELIGALRELRDAPAGRLPQPEAARHYDIAHSARQLLSLYDQAVHGTPLPVK, encoded by the coding sequence CTGAAGGTGCTGCATGTGATCACCGGGCTCGGCATCGGCGGTGCCGAGCAGCAGCTGCGGCTGCTGCTGCGCCATCTGCCGGTGCGGGGGCGGGTGGTGACGCTGACCAACCCGGGGGCGGTCGCCGAGGGCATCGAGGCGGACGGCACCCCGGTCACCCACCTCGGCATGACCGGCAACCGGGACCTGGGCGCGCTGCCCCGGCTGACCCGGCTGATCCGGCAGGGCGGCTACGACCTCGTCCACACCCATCTGTACCGCGCCTGCGTGTACGGCCGGGCGGCCGCGCGGCTCGCCGGGGTCCGCTCCGTCATCGCGACCGAGCACTCCCTGGGCGAGGCCCAGATCGAGGGCCGCCCGCTGTCGGCCGGGACACGGGCGCTGTACCTGGCGTCCGAGCGGCTCGGCACCTCCACGGTCGCCGTCTCGCCGAGCGTCGCCCGCCGCCTGGCCCGGTGGGGCGTGGCCCCGTCCCGGATCCGGGTGGTGCCGAACGGCATCGAGACCGGCCGCTTCGCCCACGACCCGCGGGCGCGGGCCATGACCAGGGCGGCGCTCGGCCTGCCCGCCGACGCGTTCGTGGTCGGCGGGGTGGGGCGGCTGGCGCCCGGGAAGCGGTTCGACCGGCTGGTGCGGGCGGTGGCCTCGGTGCCGCGGGCGAGGCTGCTGCTCGTCGGCGAGGGCGAGCGCCGGGCGGAGCTGCTGCGGGTGGCCGGGGAGTGCGGGGCCGCCGACCGGGTGCTGCTGGCGGGGGCGTTCGCGGACCCGCCGACCGGTCCGGCGGGCGGGCGGCCCGATCTGCCGTCGCTGCTCGCCGCGATGGACGTCTTCGTGTCCACCTCCCCCGACGAGACCTTCGGGCTCGCGGTCGTCGAGGCGCTGGCGGCGGGGCTGCCGGTGCTGTACGTGGCCTGTCCCGCGATCGACGACCTGCCGGCGGGCGCCGCGCCCGGCGCCCGCCGGATCGGCGAGTCCGTGCCCGAGCTGATCGGCGCCCTGCGCGAGCTGCGGGACGCCCCGGCCGGACGGCTGCCGCAGCCGGAGGCCGCCCGCCACTACGACATCGCGCACAGCGCCCGGCAGTTGCTGTCCCTCTACGACCAGGCCGTCCACGGCACCCCTCTTCCCGTGAAGTGA
- a CDS encoding polysaccharide deacetylase family protein, whose amino-acid sequence MPADVLRRLLPEPPLWVAMYHSIADSPDDPYRVTVSPVRFARQLHWLGDRGLRGVSVRELLAAAAEGRARGLVGLTFDDGYADFLESAVPLLRRHGFTATVYVLPGRLGGDNSWDAVGPRKALLDEDGIRRAAAAGMEIGSHGLRHVDLVALADGDDAGLVAETRHSRELIEDITGEPVGGFCYPYGRVDARVVRAVRKAGYSHACAIDPGPLSSTFALPRVHVGEADTSWRLTAKRVLHPLRRTRPADVLPAHGGPARAVLS is encoded by the coding sequence ATGCCCGCCGACGTGCTGCGTCGACTGCTGCCGGAGCCACCCCTGTGGGTGGCGATGTACCACTCGATCGCGGACAGCCCCGATGATCCGTACCGGGTGACCGTCTCGCCCGTGCGCTTCGCCCGGCAGCTGCACTGGCTGGGCGACCGGGGGCTGCGCGGGGTGTCCGTGCGGGAGCTGCTCGCGGCGGCGGCCGAGGGCCGGGCCCGCGGGCTCGTCGGGCTGACCTTCGACGACGGCTACGCCGACTTCCTCGAATCGGCCGTGCCGCTGCTGCGCCGGCACGGCTTCACCGCGACCGTGTACGTGCTGCCCGGCCGCCTCGGCGGCGACAACTCCTGGGACGCGGTGGGCCCGCGCAAGGCGCTGCTCGACGAGGACGGCATCCGGCGGGCGGCCGCCGCCGGCATGGAGATCGGCTCGCACGGTCTGCGCCACGTCGACCTGGTGGCACTGGCGGACGGCGACGACGCGGGCCTGGTCGCCGAGACCCGGCACAGCCGCGAGCTCATCGAGGACATCACCGGCGAACCGGTGGGCGGCTTCTGCTACCCGTACGGGAGGGTCGACGCCCGGGTCGTGCGCGCCGTCCGCAAGGCCGGCTACAGCCACGCCTGCGCGATCGACCCCGGCCCGCTGAGCAGCACGTTCGCCCTGCCGCGGGTGCACGTCGGCGAGGCCGACACCTCCTGGCGGCTGACCGCCAAGCGGGTCCTGCACCCGCTGCGCCGCACGCGGCCCGCCGACGTGCTCCCCGCGCACGGCGGTCCGGCCAGGGCCGTCCTGTCATGA
- the murJ gene encoding murein biosynthesis integral membrane protein MurJ, translating to MGGRPLAGGARPLEPAARPVPPAGGPQGWTPRAAPAARPETGTARHARRRTSTPSTPSGRFLLRAAFVTAALTAVGAVLGLVRDQILARYFGAGAETDAFLVAWTVPEFASTLLIEDAMALILVPAFSRALARRSGSLFGDPVRALVRATLPRLVLAVAAVSALLVATAPLLVSALAPGLPDPRLAVDCTRLTATCVLSFALAGYCSAALRAHGSFLPPAAIYVAYNVGIIGTILVLREPFGVRAAAAGVAVGGALMVLVQAPSLVRELRTRPVPKEEPVPVPAGDGRLLVLGMIAPVIVFALTRQSQILIERFLASPLPAGAISHLNYAQKVAQMPMILSLMLCTVSFPVIARALAAGDAEAARRRVERDLLLAAVVVLIGASTVVAAAPQIVQLLFQRGAFDASDTAATATVMRVYSLGLLGQTMVGALVRCYFSAVRPLWYPAAAMATGLAATGLAGTVGAHLWGAAGIAGANALGITVTAVMLLLGAHRQSVPIDVRRLGEGLLRLTTAGAWATGAGWLCSVAIGPPAVAVTVAALVVVGVFVLFIACAAKAPEIPPLPRSACRRTPHARRRAASTAAGATPVGGDVPLDRGQPR from the coding sequence CTGGGCGGCCGCCCGCTGGCCGGCGGCGCCCGCCCCCTCGAACCCGCCGCCCGCCCGGTCCCTCCCGCGGGCGGCCCGCAGGGCTGGACGCCCCGGGCGGCACCCGCCGCCCGCCCGGAGACGGGCACCGCCCGCCACGCCCGCCGCAGGACCTCGACCCCCTCGACGCCCTCCGGCCGCTTCCTGCTCCGGGCGGCCTTCGTGACGGCGGCGCTCACGGCCGTCGGGGCGGTGCTCGGACTCGTACGGGACCAGATCCTGGCGCGGTACTTCGGAGCGGGCGCCGAGACCGACGCGTTCCTCGTGGCGTGGACGGTGCCGGAGTTCGCGTCGACGCTGCTCATCGAGGACGCGATGGCGCTGATCCTGGTGCCCGCCTTCTCGCGCGCCCTGGCCCGCCGCTCGGGCAGCCTGTTCGGGGACCCGGTCCGGGCCCTCGTACGGGCCACGCTGCCCCGGCTCGTGCTGGCCGTCGCCGCGGTCTCCGCGCTGCTCGTCGCGACCGCCCCGCTGCTGGTGTCCGCGCTGGCGCCGGGGCTCCCGGACCCGCGGCTCGCCGTCGACTGCACCCGTCTGACGGCGACCTGCGTGCTGTCGTTCGCGCTCGCCGGGTACTGCTCGGCCGCCCTGCGCGCGCACGGCTCCTTCCTGCCGCCGGCCGCGATCTACGTGGCGTACAACGTCGGCATCATCGGCACGATCCTGGTCCTGCGCGAGCCGTTCGGTGTCCGGGCCGCCGCCGCGGGGGTCGCCGTCGGCGGCGCCCTGATGGTGCTGGTGCAGGCGCCCTCGCTGGTGCGGGAGCTGCGCACCCGGCCGGTGCCGAAGGAGGAGCCGGTGCCGGTGCCGGCCGGCGACGGGCGGCTGCTCGTGCTCGGGATGATCGCGCCGGTCATCGTCTTCGCGCTCACCCGCCAGTCGCAGATCCTCATCGAGCGCTTCCTCGCCTCGCCGCTCCCGGCCGGGGCCATCTCGCATCTGAACTACGCGCAGAAGGTCGCGCAGATGCCGATGATCCTCTCCCTGATGCTGTGCACGGTCAGCTTCCCCGTCATCGCCCGCGCCCTCGCGGCCGGTGACGCGGAGGCGGCCCGCCGCCGGGTCGAGCGGGACCTGCTGCTCGCCGCGGTCGTCGTCCTGATCGGCGCGTCGACGGTCGTCGCCGCCGCGCCGCAGATCGTCCAGCTGCTGTTCCAGCGCGGCGCGTTCGACGCCTCCGACACGGCCGCGACCGCCACCGTCATGCGGGTGTACTCGCTCGGCCTGCTCGGCCAGACCATGGTCGGCGCCCTGGTCCGCTGCTACTTCTCCGCCGTCCGCCCGCTCTGGTACCCGGCGGCCGCCATGGCCACCGGGCTCGCGGCGACCGGGCTCGCCGGAACGGTCGGCGCCCATCTGTGGGGCGCCGCCGGCATCGCCGGCGCCAACGCGCTCGGCATCACCGTGACCGCCGTGATGCTGCTGCTCGGCGCGCACCGCCAGTCCGTGCCGATCGACGTGCGCCGCCTCGGCGAGGGCCTGCTGCGGCTCACCACCGCGGGCGCCTGGGCCACCGGTGCCGGCTGGCTGTGCTCCGTCGCGATCGGCCCGCCGGCGGTCGCCGTCACCGTCGCCGCGCTCGTGGTCGTCGGCGTGTTCGTGCTGTTCATCGCGTGCGCCGCCAAGGCGCCCGAGATTCCGCCCCTCCCCCGATCCGCCTGCCGAAGGACCCCCCATGCCCGCCGACGTGCTGCGTCGACTGCTGCCGGAGCCACCCCTGTGGGTGGCGATGTACCACTCGATCGCGGACAGCCCCGATGA
- a CDS encoding O-antigen ligase family protein: MATAVSLPETGRTSPAGSGARDWVRRAGTLSPVLAVIALLLVPGGGGGAQGGTGGTGTVADAASGLLVLICLVRVVRSGARPLSRAAAVVLGLPVLGICLAAITSNDPGASLPGVARYVQIFVLVPAAVLLMIRDRRDFAVVAWALVGLGLLQGAVGVVQFLTGTGASYQGEDIRAVGTFGATDVMGMATVVAYALVIATGLALGGPAGRARTAALVCAGLLFLPLVLSFSRGAWIATVLTCALQLVLSGLRRAGRVALAAGALGVVLVGGLGIGSEMVKERVTSITQVAAAPDQSVTDRYTMWAAAGRMWRSEPLTGVGLKGFPAYRDSNASLALSSGSDTAGAGAVFQRQPLLSPHNMYLLVLSEQGLIGLLALAGSWAALLVAALRRRRRGADCALVAVGVLTWQLIDFFYADIGGPSTVLMSVVLGLAAWWSLAEVRRA; encoded by the coding sequence ATGGCGACGGCCGTTTCGCTGCCGGAGACCGGGCGGACCTCCCCGGCCGGCTCCGGGGCACGGGACTGGGTGCGCAGGGCCGGGACGCTGTCCCCGGTGCTCGCCGTGATCGCCCTGCTGCTGGTGCCGGGCGGCGGGGGCGGCGCGCAGGGCGGAACGGGCGGTACGGGCACGGTCGCCGACGCGGCCTCGGGACTGCTCGTCCTCATCTGCCTGGTCCGGGTGGTGCGTTCCGGGGCCCGGCCGCTGAGCCGGGCGGCGGCCGTCGTCCTCGGGCTGCCCGTGCTCGGCATCTGCCTGGCCGCGATCACCTCCAACGACCCGGGCGCCAGCCTGCCGGGCGTCGCCCGCTACGTGCAGATCTTCGTGCTCGTCCCGGCGGCCGTGCTCCTCATGATCCGCGACCGGCGGGACTTCGCCGTGGTGGCGTGGGCGCTGGTCGGTCTGGGCCTGTTGCAGGGCGCGGTGGGCGTCGTGCAGTTCCTGACCGGCACCGGCGCCTCGTACCAGGGCGAGGACATCCGCGCGGTCGGCACCTTCGGGGCGACCGACGTGATGGGCATGGCGACGGTCGTCGCGTACGCCCTCGTCATCGCGACCGGCCTCGCGCTGGGCGGCCCGGCCGGCCGGGCCCGCACCGCGGCGCTGGTCTGCGCCGGACTGCTCTTCCTGCCCCTCGTCCTCTCCTTCAGCCGGGGCGCGTGGATCGCGACCGTGCTGACCTGCGCGCTGCAGCTGGTCCTGTCCGGCCTGCGGCGGGCCGGACGGGTCGCGCTCGCGGCGGGTGCGCTGGGCGTGGTCCTGGTGGGCGGGCTCGGCATCGGCTCGGAGATGGTGAAGGAGCGGGTCACCAGCATCACCCAGGTCGCCGCGGCGCCCGACCAGTCGGTGACCGACCGGTACACGATGTGGGCGGCGGCGGGCCGGATGTGGCGCAGCGAGCCGCTGACGGGGGTGGGTCTGAAGGGCTTCCCCGCCTACCGCGACTCGAACGCCTCGCTCGCGCTGTCCTCCGGCAGCGACACGGCCGGCGCGGGCGCCGTCTTCCAGCGGCAGCCGCTGCTGTCCCCGCACAACATGTACCTGCTGGTCCTGAGCGAGCAGGGCCTGATCGGTCTGCTCGCCCTCGCGGGCAGCTGGGCGGCGCTCCTGGTCGCGGCCCTGCGGCGGCGCCGGCGGGGCGCGGACTGCGCGCTGGTCGCGGTCGGCGTGCTGACCTGGCAGCTCATCGACTTCTTCTACGCGGACATCGGCGGCCCCTCCACGGTCCTGATGTCGGTCGTCCTCGGCCTGGCCGCGTGGTGGTCGCTGGCGGAGGTGCGCCGTGCGTGA